A DNA window from Streptococcus sp. LPB0220 contains the following coding sequences:
- a CDS encoding aminoacyl-tRNA deacylase gives MAKKNKVKKTLVEQILTKAKIEHVGLQINALEGILPEGIDRSTIFKTLALKGDKTGPVIGIIPITEHLSEKKLAKLSGNKKIAMIPQKDLEKTTGYIHGANNPVGIRQKHSFPIFIDESALQLETMIVSAGEIGHSIQIKPQLLADFVKATFADILE, from the coding sequence ATGGCAAAAAAAAATAAAGTGAAAAAAACCTTGGTCGAGCAGATCTTGACTAAAGCAAAAATTGAGCACGTAGGCTTACAAATCAACGCTTTAGAAGGGATCTTACCAGAAGGAATTGATCGCTCTACTATTTTCAAAACCCTAGCTCTCAAAGGAGATAAAACGGGTCCCGTGATTGGGATCATTCCTATTACAGAACATCTTTCAGAGAAAAAGTTAGCCAAATTATCAGGGAATAAGAAAATCGCTATGATTCCTCAAAAAGATCTTGAAAAAACAACGGGTTATATTCATGGGGCCAATAATCCGGTGGGCATTCGCCAAAAGCATTCTTTTCCTATTTTTATCGATGAATCAGCCCTTCAGTTAGAAACCATGATCGTATCTGCTGGGGAAATTGGCCATAGTATTCAAATCAAACCCCAACTTCTAGCAGACTTCGTCAAAGCGACTTTTGCAGATATTTTGGAATAA
- the ftsW gene encoding cell division peptidoglycan polymerase FtsW, translating to MKIEKRHLLNYSILIPYLILSIIGLIVVYSTTSALAIQSGVSSIRMVRTQGLFFILSLLTIALIYKFSLNFLRNKKVLAFVIFIEVILLILSRFITDTVNGAHGWLTIPGGFSIQPAEYLKVILVWYLALIFSKRQDEIRDYDYQALTHNEWIPRNLNDWRWLTLILIGIVVIMPDLGNATILALTVLIMITASGVGYRWFTSLLGLVVGVSSIVLGSIWIIGVDRVAKIPVFGYVAKRFSAFFNPFNDLSGAGHQLANSYYAMSNGGWFGLGLGNSIEKQGYLPEAHTDFVFAIVIEELGFVGASLILALLFFLILRIILVGIRAKNPFNSMMAIGIGGMILVQTFINIGGISGLIPSTGVTFPFLSQGGNSLWVLSVAIAFVLNIDASEKRAKMEQEGMVFEEKGKIKPYY from the coding sequence ATGAAAATTGAAAAAAGACATCTTTTAAATTATTCCATCCTCATTCCCTATTTGATTTTATCCATCATTGGCTTGATTGTTGTCTATTCGACAACAAGTGCCTTGGCAATTCAAAGTGGAGTGAGTTCGATTCGGATGGTCCGGACACAGGGGCTCTTTTTTATCCTAAGTCTCCTAACCATCGCCTTGATTTATAAATTTAGCCTAAACTTCCTTCGAAATAAAAAAGTGCTGGCTTTTGTCATTTTTATTGAAGTGATTTTGTTGATTCTGTCTAGGTTTATCACAGATACCGTCAATGGAGCTCACGGTTGGTTGACAATTCCCGGAGGCTTCAGTATCCAGCCGGCAGAATACCTCAAGGTGATCTTAGTCTGGTATCTAGCCTTGATCTTTTCTAAACGACAAGACGAGATACGCGATTATGATTATCAAGCCTTGACCCACAATGAATGGATTCCAAGGAATTTAAACGATTGGCGTTGGCTGACCTTGATTCTGATTGGAATCGTTGTGATTATGCCGGACTTGGGAAATGCGACGATCTTGGCCTTAACGGTCTTGATCATGATTACGGCTAGTGGAGTGGGCTACCGTTGGTTTACCTCTTTACTTGGTTTAGTTGTTGGAGTATCGTCCATTGTCCTTGGTTCAATTTGGATTATCGGTGTGGACCGTGTCGCTAAAATTCCAGTCTTTGGTTATGTAGCCAAACGCTTTAGTGCCTTCTTTAACCCCTTTAATGATTTGTCTGGCGCAGGTCACCAATTAGCTAATTCCTACTATGCCATGAGTAACGGTGGTTGGTTTGGCTTGGGGCTAGGAAATTCCATTGAAAAACAAGGTTACTTACCAGAAGCGCACACAGACTTTGTGTTTGCGATTGTGATTGAAGAATTAGGTTTTGTTGGAGCTAGTTTGATCCTTGCTCTCTTATTCTTCTTAATTCTTCGGATCATTTTAGTCGGTATTCGAGCAAAGAATCCTTTTAATTCGATGATGGCCATTGGGATCGGTGGGATGATCTTAGTGCAAACCTTCATTAACATCGGAGGAATTTCTGGTTTGATTCCGTCTACAGGAGTGACCTTCCCCTTCTTATCCCAAGGGGGAAATAGCTTATGGGTCTTATCCGTAGCGATTGCTTTCGTTTTGAATATCGACGCTAGTGAAAAACGGGCCAAGATGGAACAAGAAGGCATGGTTTTTGAAGAAAAAGGTAAAATCAAACCTTATTATTAA
- the lysS gene encoding lysine--tRNA ligase, which translates to MTTEHMEELNDQQIVRREKMAALREQGIDPFGKRFERTANSGQLKEKYSELDKEQLHDLNETAIIAGRLVTKRGKGKVGFAHLQDREGQIQIYVRKDAVGEENYEIFKKADLGDFLGVEGEIMRTDMGELSIKATHITHLSKALRPLPEKFHGLSDVETIYRKRYLDLISNRESFERFVTRSKIISEIRRYLDGQGFLEVETPVLHNEAGGAAAKPFITHHNAQNIDMVLRIATELHLKRLIVGGMERVYEIGRIFRNEGMDATHNPEFTSIEVYQAYADFHDIMDLTEGIIQHAAKAVHGDGPIDYQGTEIKINEPFKRVHMVDAIKEITGVDFWQDMAFEEAVALANEKHVPVEKHYTEVGQIINAFFEEFVEETLTQPTFVYGHPVAVSPLAKKNPEDPRFTDRFELFIMTKEYANAFTELNDPIDQLQRFEAQARAKELGDDEATGIDYDYVEALEYGMPPTGGLGIGIDRLVMLLTNVTTIRDVLLFPTMK; encoded by the coding sequence ATGACTACTGAACATATGGAAGAATTGAATGACCAGCAGATTGTCCGTCGTGAGAAAATGGCGGCCCTTCGTGAACAAGGAATCGATCCATTTGGAAAACGATTCGAACGTACTGCAAATTCAGGTCAATTAAAAGAAAAATATTCAGAATTAGATAAAGAACAACTCCACGACTTGAACGAAACAGCTATTATTGCGGGTCGTCTCGTAACAAAACGTGGAAAAGGAAAGGTTGGCTTTGCCCATCTTCAAGACCGTGAAGGTCAAATTCAGATCTACGTTCGTAAGGATGCTGTTGGAGAAGAAAACTACGAAATCTTCAAAAAAGCAGACCTTGGTGATTTCCTTGGTGTTGAAGGGGAAATCATGCGCACAGACATGGGTGAACTTTCGATTAAAGCAACTCATATCACTCACTTGTCAAAAGCCCTTCGTCCTTTACCTGAAAAATTCCACGGACTTTCAGATGTTGAAACCATCTATCGCAAACGTTATTTGGATTTGATTTCAAACCGTGAAAGCTTCGAACGTTTTGTAACTCGCTCAAAAATTATCTCTGAAATCCGTCGTTATTTAGATGGTCAAGGATTCCTTGAAGTGGAAACACCTGTTCTTCACAATGAAGCCGGTGGTGCTGCTGCTAAACCATTTATCACTCACCACAATGCGCAAAACATTGACATGGTGCTTCGTATCGCGACTGAGCTTCACTTGAAACGTTTGATTGTTGGTGGGATGGAACGCGTTTACGAAATCGGACGGATCTTCCGTAACGAAGGAATGGATGCCACTCACAACCCTGAATTCACTTCAATCGAAGTCTACCAAGCTTACGCTGACTTCCACGATATCATGGACTTAACAGAAGGTATCATCCAACATGCTGCTAAAGCTGTCCATGGTGATGGTCCAATTGACTATCAAGGAACAGAAATCAAAATCAACGAACCTTTCAAACGAGTTCACATGGTTGATGCGATCAAAGAAATCACAGGTGTTGACTTCTGGCAAGACATGGCCTTTGAAGAAGCTGTAGCACTTGCAAACGAAAAACATGTACCAGTTGAAAAACACTACACAGAAGTGGGACAAATTATCAATGCCTTCTTCGAAGAATTTGTTGAAGAAACCTTGACGCAACCAACCTTTGTCTATGGTCACCCAGTAGCAGTGTCACCTTTGGCTAAGAAAAATCCAGAAGACCCACGCTTCACTGACCGTTTCGAACTCTTCATCATGACCAAAGAGTATGCCAATGCCTTCACAGAATTGAATGACCCGATCGATCAATTGCAACGTTTTGAAGCGCAAGCGCGTGCGAAAGAATTGGGAGATGACGAAGCAACAGGCATCGACTATGACTACGTTGAAGCCCTTGAATATGGTATGCCACCAACAGGTGGACTTGGAATTGGTATTGACCGTCTCGTTATGTTGTTGACAAATGTGACCACGATTCGCGACGTTCTTCTCTTCCCAACCATGAAATAA
- a CDS encoding GH25 family lysozyme, with amino-acid sequence MRKRIKPVVLLVFFISFISFLVLSRTIADMQARAQQETTQTIPNFNTPKKTTTASSSSKKEEDINPELVGRPIIDISGWQLPSEIDYDVLSQNVGGVIVRVHSGAQAKKENAATYLNGLDKSFKTHIQEFQKRNIPVAVYAYVAAKDKKEMEKEAEEFYKAASPYKPTYYWLDVEEKTMKDMNAGVEAFRAKLQALGAKNIGLYIGTYFMEEHSISTDKFTALWIPTYGFDDGYYNAAPDTNTEYDLHQYTSQGQLNGFSHYLDLNQIAPTQDQEAIYRKLFKVQKDGSSS; translated from the coding sequence ATGAGAAAAAGGATAAAACCCGTTGTTCTCTTGGTCTTTTTTATCAGTTTCATTTCTTTTCTCGTTCTTTCACGAACAATTGCTGATATGCAAGCAAGAGCACAACAAGAAACAACCCAAACGATTCCGAACTTCAATACACCTAAAAAAACAACTACTGCAAGCTCTTCTTCTAAAAAAGAGGAAGACATCAATCCAGAACTGGTTGGCCGCCCGATCATTGATATCTCAGGCTGGCAATTGCCTAGTGAAATTGATTACGATGTCCTCTCCCAAAATGTGGGAGGTGTGATCGTTCGTGTCCATAGTGGGGCTCAAGCTAAAAAGGAAAATGCAGCAACCTACTTAAATGGTCTGGATAAATCTTTTAAAACCCATATCCAAGAATTCCAAAAACGAAATATCCCTGTCGCAGTCTATGCTTATGTCGCTGCTAAGGATAAAAAAGAAATGGAAAAAGAAGCAGAGGAATTTTACAAGGCTGCTTCTCCTTACAAACCGACCTACTATTGGTTAGACGTTGAGGAAAAAACCATGAAGGATATGAACGCAGGTGTTGAAGCTTTCCGAGCAAAACTACAAGCTTTGGGTGCAAAAAATATTGGACTCTATATCGGAACTTACTTCATGGAAGAACACAGTATCTCCACTGATAAATTTACGGCTCTTTGGATTCCTACTTATGGATTTGATGATGGCTACTATAATGCTGCACCAGATACCAACACGGAATACGACTTGCATCAATATACCTCTCAAGGGCAATTAAATGGATTCTCACACTACTTGGATCTCAACCAAATTGCTCCGACGCAAGACCAAGAAGCGATTTATCGGAAACTTTTCAAGGTACAAAAAGATGGCTCTTCCTCATAG
- a CDS encoding histidine phosphatase family protein, with amino-acid sequence MKLYFIRHGRTEWNEEGRFQGSNGDSPLLPASIHQLEKLGKHLATVPFDAAFASDLPRTVHTAQIILDQLKTPLKLQPTPALREWNLGKLEGAKISTISAIYPQQMDAFRHNLARFQNEIFDAESVYETTKRTCDFVKSLKGKELDTVLIVGHGANLTASIRTLLGYEIGELRKNGGLDNASVTVLTTDDFKHYHLEKWNDTSYIED; translated from the coding sequence GTGAAACTATATTTTATTCGACACGGACGGACAGAATGGAATGAAGAAGGTCGTTTTCAAGGATCAAATGGCGATTCTCCGCTGTTACCAGCCTCCATTCATCAGCTTGAAAAATTAGGAAAGCATCTAGCTACTGTCCCTTTTGATGCGGCTTTTGCAAGTGATCTGCCACGGACAGTCCATACTGCACAGATCATTCTCGATCAATTGAAGACACCTCTAAAATTGCAACCAACGCCTGCTCTTCGTGAGTGGAATTTGGGAAAATTAGAAGGAGCTAAAATTTCTACCATATCGGCCATCTATCCCCAACAAATGGATGCTTTTCGACATAACCTAGCTCGTTTTCAAAATGAAATCTTTGATGCAGAATCTGTTTATGAAACAACCAAACGTACCTGTGATTTTGTAAAAAGTCTGAAAGGAAAAGAGCTCGATACCGTTCTCATTGTTGGACACGGAGCTAATTTGACAGCTTCTATTCGAACCTTGCTCGGTTATGAAATCGGAGAACTCCGCAAAAATGGTGGACTAGATAATGCCAGCGTGACGGTTTTGACAACAGATGATTTTAAGCACTATCACTTAGAAAAATGGAATGATACCTCTTATATAGAGGACTAA